The following are encoded together in the Arthrobacter sp. Y-9 genome:
- a CDS encoding DUF6357 family protein codes for MAVVFSRDPWMPTAIREGEVLSLRIVGGANANHDPREFTIPLTEGQLAALEKDLPRHLLLWSAFLPLCYDAGTRGPLNTRAATALLDPILFGTPQEITALFRRIRWDKRQLVAQGADIPLLERGKVFDAAQTATQYSDWDRMWEYDADQRRAERGVRLSPLDAALLRYTGRYAQGGKSPDRRPSAVDPELLPQVLEVIAVAEHATAGMPMSPGWGEGERRERKRQEWNRVKEAAQLAIRTAYPELVDDAVETVSFLICSEAHELADLLAKDKGQA; via the coding sequence GTGGCCGTCGTCTTCAGCAGAGATCCCTGGATGCCCACCGCGATCCGCGAGGGAGAGGTCCTCAGCCTCCGTATCGTCGGAGGCGCGAACGCGAACCATGATCCCCGCGAATTCACCATCCCTCTCACCGAGGGACAGCTGGCCGCCCTCGAAAAAGACCTGCCGCGCCATCTGCTGCTGTGGAGCGCTTTCCTGCCTCTCTGCTACGACGCCGGGACCCGAGGTCCGCTCAACACCCGGGCGGCAACGGCACTGCTGGACCCCATCCTCTTCGGAACACCCCAGGAGATCACTGCGCTGTTCCGCCGCATCCGGTGGGACAAACGCCAGCTGGTCGCACAAGGAGCCGACATTCCACTGCTCGAACGCGGGAAAGTGTTCGACGCCGCCCAGACGGCCACCCAGTACTCCGATTGGGACCGCATGTGGGAGTACGACGCCGATCAGCGCCGCGCGGAGCGGGGCGTCAGGCTCAGTCCCCTCGACGCAGCGCTGCTCAGGTACACGGGACGTTACGCCCAGGGCGGGAAGTCACCCGACCGCCGTCCCTCCGCCGTCGATCCCGAGCTCCTGCCGCAGGTCCTGGAGGTGATCGCGGTCGCGGAACACGCGACCGCGGGAATGCCCATGTCACCCGGCTGGGGCGAAGGGGAACGTCGCGAACGGAAGCGGCAGGAATGGAACAGGGTCAAGGAAGCTGCGCAGCTGGCTATCAGGACCGCTTACCCTGAACTGGTCGATGATGCAGTGGAGACGGTCAGCTTCCTGATCTGCAGCGAGGCTCACGAACTGGCGGATCTCCTGGCGAAGGACAAAGGCCAGGCCTGA
- the thiD gene encoding bifunctional hydroxymethylpyrimidine kinase/phosphomethylpyrimidine kinase has product MTRVPASSLLPAQAPPRPRVLSIAGSDPGGGAGIQADLKSIAANGGYGMAVITALTAQNTQGVRGVHVPPVEFLAQQLETISDDITVDAVKIGMLGNAAVIDTVSSWLESHRPPVVVLDPVMVASSGDRLLDAEAEAALERLLGLADVVTPNIPELAVLLGASPASDWETALEQGKRLAAAHGLAVLVKGGHLDGETAWDALVDLSGRSVSDVTVFEGPRVETLNTHGTGCSLSSAVATLLGAGLDPEHAVRQAKSWLLDAIRTSSELQVGRGHGPVNHFHHGVLPGARSQAAYAEDLWATAATDLERIHALPFIKQLGAGTLAEADFAYYLAQDALYLNAYSRVLAAASTLAPSEAEQAFWAKGARECLEVEAELHRTWLVGREVSLTQGPETRQYVDHLLARAAEGDYAVLVAAVLPCYWLYAEVGATLFRAFEESGAPDSHPYAVWLRSYSDPAFAESTRQAIAWTAQAARQASPERWACMQEAFAVSSGFEVDFFDAPRRRGPRSASGIR; this is encoded by the coding sequence ATGACCCGTGTGCCCGCCTCCTCGCTCCTGCCGGCGCAGGCTCCGCCTCGGCCCCGCGTGCTCAGCATCGCCGGATCCGATCCGGGCGGGGGAGCGGGCATTCAGGCGGATCTCAAGAGCATCGCGGCCAATGGCGGCTACGGCATGGCCGTGATCACCGCGCTGACGGCGCAGAACACGCAGGGCGTCCGAGGGGTGCATGTCCCGCCCGTGGAATTCCTGGCGCAGCAGCTGGAGACGATCAGCGACGACATCACCGTCGACGCCGTGAAGATCGGCATGCTCGGCAACGCCGCGGTGATCGACACGGTCAGCTCGTGGCTGGAGTCGCACCGGCCGCCGGTCGTGGTCCTGGACCCGGTCATGGTGGCCAGCAGCGGAGACCGGCTCCTGGACGCCGAAGCGGAAGCCGCGTTGGAGCGCCTGCTCGGCCTGGCCGACGTCGTGACCCCGAACATCCCCGAACTGGCCGTCCTGCTGGGGGCGAGCCCGGCCTCCGATTGGGAGACGGCCCTGGAGCAGGGCAAGCGGCTTGCCGCGGCCCACGGGCTCGCCGTGCTGGTGAAGGGCGGTCACTTGGACGGCGAGACGGCCTGGGACGCCCTGGTGGACCTGAGCGGCCGCTCGGTCTCCGACGTGACCGTGTTCGAGGGGCCTCGCGTGGAGACCCTGAACACCCACGGAACCGGGTGCTCGCTCTCCTCCGCCGTGGCGACCCTGCTGGGCGCAGGCCTCGACCCGGAGCATGCGGTGCGCCAGGCGAAGTCGTGGCTGCTGGACGCCATCAGGACCTCCTCCGAGCTGCAGGTGGGCCGCGGACACGGTCCGGTCAATCATTTCCACCACGGGGTCCTTCCCGGCGCCCGGAGCCAGGCGGCCTACGCCGAGGATCTCTGGGCCACCGCCGCCACGGACCTGGAGCGGATCCACGCGCTGCCCTTCATCAAGCAGCTGGGAGCGGGGACGCTGGCTGAAGCGGACTTCGCCTACTACCTCGCCCAGGACGCCCTCTACCTGAACGCGTACTCGCGAGTCCTGGCCGCGGCGAGCACCCTGGCGCCGTCGGAGGCAGAGCAGGCGTTCTGGGCCAAAGGCGCCCGGGAATGCCTCGAGGTGGAGGCCGAACTGCACCGCACGTGGCTCGTGGGCCGGGAAGTCAGCCTGACCCAGGGGCCCGAGACGCGTCAGTACGTGGACCACCTGCTCGCGCGCGCCGCGGAGGGGGACTACGCCGTCCTGGTCGCCGCCGTGCTGCCGTGCTACTGGCTCTACGCCGAAGTGGGAGCCACCCTGTTCCGCGCCTTTGAAGAGTCGGGTGCGCCGGACAGCCACCCGTACGCGGTCTGGCTCCGCAGCTACTCGGATCCCGCCTTCGCGGAGTCCACCCGGCAGGCCATCGCCTGGACCGCTCAGGCGGCTCGGCAGGCCAGTCCGGAGCGCTGGGCCTGCATGCAGGAGGCCTTCGCGGTGTCCTCCGGCTTCGAGGTGGACTTCTTTGACGCGCCGCGCCGCAGGGGTCCGCGGAGTGCGTCCGGCATCCGTTAG
- the obgE gene encoding GTPase ObgE yields the protein MASFVDRVVLHVSGGNGGHGCVSVHREKFKPLGGPDGGNGGNGGDVVLRVDPQVTTLLEYHHSPHRHAGNGGPGMGDWRGGKAGETLVLSVPEGTVVKDRDGAVLADLVEPGTEFIAAAGGIGGLGNSSLASQRRKAPGFALLGIEGEQRDIVLELKSIADVALVGFPSAGKSSLIAAMSAARPKIADYPFTTLVPNLGVVQAGDVRFTIADVPGLIEGASEGKGLGHNFLRHVERCAAIVHVLDCGSLESDRDPLSDLDIIERELERYAVDMAYGDGEVIPLNERPRIVALNKVDLPDGKDMAEFVRPDLEARGYRVFEVSATSHEGLRALGFAMAELVQEARDRIAIAPPVVAPTVLRPRAVNETGFVIRREERNLEPLFRVRGEKPERWVKQTDFENEEAIGYLADRLAKLGVETELFKMGAKPGDTVVIGDDNGVVFDWEPTMAAGAELLASPRGTDIRIADAETSSRPTRAQKREEQQERRDAKAAARAELEAERKAGIWTESSQRRRQDKAAAVERDILSAEGLGDEDEA from the coding sequence GTGGCGAGCTTTGTGGACCGTGTGGTCCTGCACGTCTCCGGCGGCAATGGGGGACACGGTTGTGTCTCCGTCCATCGGGAGAAGTTCAAGCCACTGGGTGGTCCCGACGGCGGCAACGGCGGCAACGGCGGAGACGTGGTGCTCCGGGTCGATCCACAGGTCACCACGCTCCTCGAGTACCACCACTCACCGCACCGTCACGCCGGCAACGGCGGACCCGGCATGGGTGACTGGCGCGGTGGCAAGGCCGGTGAGACTCTGGTGCTCTCCGTGCCCGAGGGCACGGTCGTCAAGGACCGCGACGGCGCCGTCCTGGCCGACCTCGTGGAGCCCGGCACCGAGTTCATCGCCGCGGCCGGTGGCATCGGCGGGCTGGGCAACTCCTCGCTCGCCTCGCAGCGCCGCAAGGCTCCCGGCTTCGCCCTTCTCGGCATCGAGGGGGAGCAGCGGGACATCGTCCTGGAGCTGAAGTCGATCGCCGACGTCGCGCTGGTCGGGTTCCCGTCCGCCGGCAAGTCGAGCCTCATCGCCGCCATGTCGGCGGCGCGCCCGAAGATCGCCGACTACCCCTTCACCACCCTGGTCCCGAACCTCGGCGTCGTGCAGGCTGGCGATGTCCGGTTCACCATCGCCGACGTGCCCGGCCTGATCGAGGGCGCGAGCGAAGGCAAGGGCCTGGGCCACAACTTCCTCCGTCACGTGGAGCGCTGCGCGGCGATCGTGCATGTGCTGGACTGCGGCTCCCTCGAGTCGGACCGAGACCCCCTGAGCGATCTGGACATCATTGAACGGGAACTCGAGCGCTACGCCGTGGACATGGCGTACGGCGACGGCGAGGTCATCCCGCTCAACGAGCGTCCCCGCATCGTCGCGCTGAACAAGGTGGACCTGCCCGACGGCAAGGACATGGCCGAGTTCGTGCGCCCCGATCTGGAGGCCCGCGGCTACCGCGTCTTCGAAGTGTCCGCCACGAGCCATGAAGGCCTCCGGGCCCTCGGCTTCGCGATGGCCGAGCTGGTCCAGGAGGCGCGCGACCGCATCGCGATCGCCCCGCCGGTGGTCGCTCCGACCGTCCTGCGGCCCCGTGCCGTCAACGAGACCGGCTTCGTCATCCGCCGTGAGGAACGCAATCTGGAGCCGCTGTTCCGCGTCCGTGGCGAGAAGCCCGAGCGCTGGGTCAAGCAGACCGACTTCGAGAACGAGGAGGCCATCGGCTACCTCGCCGACCGCCTGGCGAAGCTCGGCGTGGAGACCGAACTCTTCAAGATGGGCGCCAAGCCCGGCGACACCGTCGTGATCGGCGACGACAACGGCGTCGTGTTCGACTGGGAGCCGACGATGGCCGCGGGAGCCGAGCTGCTCGCGTCGCCGCGTGGCACGGACATCCGTATCGCCGATGCCGAGACCAGCTCGCGTCCGACCCGTGCCCAGAAGCGCGAGGAGCAGCAGGAGCGCCGCGATGCCAAGGCCGCCGCCCGCGCCGAGCTGGAAGCGGAACGCAAGGCCGGCATCTGGACCGAGTCGTCGCAGCGCCGCCGGCAGGACAAGGCCGCCGCCGTCGAACGTGACATCCTTTCCGCCGAAGGCCTGGGTGACGAGGACGAGGCGTGA
- the proB gene encoding glutamate 5-kinase has translation MSLASLTQEGRAVLRDAKRVVVKVGSSSLTSIQGGISEESVLALVEALAERRNGGTEVILVSSGAIAAGLAPLGLARRPRDLATQQAAASVGQGRLMSRYTQAFSVHGITVSQVLLTAEDLVRRTQHANAFRALDRLLNLGVVPIVNENDTVATHEIRFGDNDRLAALVAHLVRADALLLLSDVDSVYDGPPKDGARRITEVRGPEDLAGVVVGSAGKAGVGTGGMATKVQAASIAAGSGIPALVTSTANAQAALRGEDVGTWFAVQGDRKPIRLLWLAHLATARGEILLDDGAVRAVTRNNRSLLPAGITAVRGQFEAGDPVDLLDPAGAVVARGLVNYSVEELPRMLGRSTKELARELGHEYEREVVHVDDLVVL, from the coding sequence GTGAGCCTCGCGTCGCTCACACAGGAGGGCCGCGCCGTCCTGCGTGACGCCAAGCGCGTGGTGGTCAAGGTGGGCTCGTCCTCGCTGACCAGCATTCAGGGCGGGATCTCCGAGGAATCGGTGCTCGCGCTTGTGGAGGCCCTGGCCGAGCGGCGTAATGGAGGCACTGAGGTCATTCTCGTGTCCTCGGGCGCCATCGCCGCGGGACTGGCGCCGCTGGGTCTGGCGCGCCGTCCCCGCGATCTGGCCACCCAGCAGGCCGCGGCGAGCGTGGGACAGGGCCGGCTCATGTCGCGCTACACCCAGGCGTTCTCCGTGCACGGGATCACCGTGAGCCAGGTGCTGCTCACTGCGGAGGACCTCGTGCGCCGCACGCAGCACGCCAACGCCTTCCGGGCGCTGGACCGGCTGCTCAATCTCGGCGTGGTGCCGATCGTCAATGAGAACGACACCGTGGCCACCCACGAGATCCGCTTCGGTGACAACGACCGGCTCGCCGCGCTCGTGGCCCACCTCGTGCGGGCCGATGCTCTGCTGCTGCTCTCCGACGTCGACTCCGTGTACGACGGTCCGCCGAAGGACGGCGCCCGCCGCATCACCGAGGTCCGCGGCCCGGAGGACCTGGCCGGCGTCGTGGTCGGGAGTGCGGGCAAGGCGGGTGTCGGCACCGGTGGCATGGCCACCAAGGTGCAGGCCGCGAGCATCGCGGCCGGGTCCGGGATCCCCGCGCTCGTGACGTCGACCGCCAACGCCCAGGCCGCACTGCGCGGTGAGGACGTGGGCACGTGGTTCGCCGTGCAGGGGGACCGAAAGCCCATCCGTCTGCTCTGGCTGGCACATCTGGCCACGGCGCGCGGTGAGATCCTGCTCGACGACGGCGCCGTGCGGGCCGTGACGCGGAACAACCGTTCGCTCCTGCCGGCGGGTATCACCGCTGTGCGCGGTCAGTTCGAGGCCGGCGACCCGGTGGACCTGCTGGATCCCGCCGGGGCCGTGGTGGCCCGTGGGCTGGTGAACTACTCCGTGGAGGAGCTCCCGCGGATGCTCGGACGGTCCACCAAGGAGCTGGCGCGCGAGCTGGGCCACGAATATGAACGCGAAGTGGTTCATGTTGACGACCTGGTCGTCCTCTGA
- the rpmA gene encoding 50S ribosomal protein L27 codes for MAHKKGASSTRNGRDSNAQYLGVKRFGGQVVSAGEILVRQRGTHFHPGNGVGRGKDDTLFALTPGAVEFGTRRGRRVVNVVAAAAE; via the coding sequence ATGGCACATAAGAAGGGCGCGAGTTCCACTCGCAACGGTCGCGATTCGAACGCTCAGTACCTCGGTGTGAAGCGCTTCGGTGGTCAGGTCGTCTCCGCTGGTGAGATCCTGGTCCGCCAGCGTGGCACCCACTTCCACCCCGGCAACGGCGTGGGCCGTGGCAAGGACGACACCCTGTTCGCCCTGACGCCCGGTGCTGTCGAGTTCGGCACCCGCCGTGGACGCCGCGTTGTCAACGTGGTGGCCGCAGCCGCTGAGTGA
- the rsfS gene encoding ribosome silencing factor, producing the protein MSASSSAIETARLIGKAADDKQAEEILALDVSERMPFSDIFVIASAASERQVKSIADEIEEQLIASGRKILRQEGRAAGRWILLDFSDVIVHVQHGEERVFYALERLWQDCPVVDLGLPEHSAAASVDDEATA; encoded by the coding sequence GTGAGCGCTAGCTCTTCCGCGATTGAAACGGCCCGACTGATCGGCAAGGCAGCTGATGACAAGCAGGCCGAGGAGATCCTGGCTCTGGATGTCAGTGAGCGCATGCCGTTCTCGGACATCTTCGTCATCGCCTCCGCCGCGTCTGAACGGCAGGTCAAGTCCATCGCCGACGAGATCGAGGAGCAGCTGATCGCCAGCGGCCGCAAGATCCTCCGTCAGGAAGGCCGTGCCGCCGGCCGATGGATCCTCCTGGACTTCTCCGATGTGATCGTCCACGTCCAGCACGGCGAAGAGCGCGTCTTCTATGCTCTGGAGCGTCTGTGGCAGGACTGCCCCGTGGTGGATCTCGGACTTCCGGAGCACTCCGCCGCCGCATCTGTCGACGACGAGGCGACCGCCTGA
- a CDS encoding glutamate-5-semialdehyde dehydrogenase produces MTDTALSTGLDDAQLHDVEAAVHAIADRARTASRRIARATRARKDEALRAIAAALLEHEPRILAANAQDVERGRGNGTSKAMLDRLSLTPARIQGLADALENLASQPDPVGTVVRGQTLPNGLRLRQINVPMGVVAAIYEARPNVTVDIAGLALKSGNAVILRGGSAAASTNEALVEILRDALDSVGLPADAIQTIDAYGREGANVLMRARGRVDVLIPRGGRELIQTVVQNSAVPVIETGEGNVHIYIDESASEDMAVEILLNAKTQRPSVCNTVETLLVHSHSTVLPAVARALRDAGVRLHVDGRVAALLPPGEDVSAATDEDWGTEYMDLDLAVAMVDTLDEALEHIRTWSTGHTEAILTNDLRNAEKFIAEIDSAAVIVNASTRFTDGGEFGLGAEVGISTQKLHARGPMGLGELTTTKWIVQGEGQTRA; encoded by the coding sequence ATGACTGACACCGCTCTTTCCACCGGCCTCGACGACGCGCAGCTGCACGACGTCGAGGCCGCGGTCCACGCGATCGCCGACCGGGCGCGCACCGCGTCCCGCCGGATCGCCCGTGCCACCCGGGCGCGGAAGGACGAAGCGCTGCGGGCCATCGCCGCGGCGCTCCTGGAACACGAGCCACGCATCCTCGCCGCGAACGCGCAGGATGTCGAGCGTGGCCGTGGCAACGGCACCTCCAAGGCCATGCTGGACCGTCTGAGCCTCACCCCTGCGCGCATCCAGGGCCTCGCGGACGCTCTGGAGAACCTCGCCTCCCAGCCGGATCCCGTCGGCACGGTGGTCCGTGGCCAGACGCTGCCCAACGGCCTTCGCCTGCGCCAGATCAACGTGCCCATGGGCGTGGTGGCGGCGATCTACGAGGCCCGTCCCAACGTGACCGTGGACATCGCCGGGCTCGCACTCAAGTCCGGCAACGCCGTGATCCTCCGAGGCGGTTCTGCCGCCGCGAGCACCAATGAGGCGCTCGTAGAGATCCTGCGGGACGCGCTGGATTCCGTCGGCCTGCCCGCGGATGCGATCCAGACCATCGACGCCTACGGCCGGGAGGGCGCGAACGTGCTCATGCGGGCGCGTGGGCGCGTGGACGTGCTGATCCCGCGCGGCGGCCGTGAGCTCATCCAGACCGTGGTGCAGAACTCCGCCGTCCCCGTCATCGAGACGGGCGAAGGGAACGTGCACATCTACATCGACGAGTCGGCGTCCGAGGACATGGCCGTCGAGATCCTCCTCAACGCCAAGACCCAGCGTCCGAGCGTCTGCAACACCGTGGAGACCCTCCTGGTGCACTCGCATTCGACGGTGCTTCCCGCGGTGGCACGTGCCCTGCGCGACGCCGGCGTGCGGCTCCACGTCGACGGCCGGGTGGCGGCGCTGCTGCCCCCGGGTGAGGACGTCTCCGCCGCCACGGACGAGGACTGGGGCACGGAGTACATGGATCTCGACCTCGCGGTCGCGATGGTGGACACCCTGGACGAGGCGCTGGAGCATATCCGCACCTGGAGCACGGGGCACACCGAAGCGATCCTGACCAACGATCTGCGCAATGCGGAGAAGTTCATCGCGGAGATCGATTCCGCCGCGGTGATCGTGAACGCCTCCACCCGCTTCACGGACGGCGGCGAGTTCGGGCTGGGCGCCGAGGTGGGCATCTCCACCCAGAAGCTCCACGCCCGCGGACCCATGGGCCTGGGGGAGCTGACCACCACCAAGTGGATCGTCCAGGGTGAAGGGCAGACCCGCGCCTGA
- a CDS encoding VOC family protein, producing the protein MIGRLSGIVIDCPDPRALAPFYEELLGASRAYDDEEWVSLDLGPGLPSLDLQKTEKFHAPDWTSGDPAQQLHFDVRVDDFDEGEKAVLAAGATLLEGSEDHPGFRVYADPVGHPFCLVRPRTDG; encoded by the coding sequence ATGATCGGACGCCTGAGTGGAATTGTGATCGACTGCCCCGACCCCCGTGCCCTTGCACCCTTCTATGAGGAGTTGCTGGGTGCCTCGAGGGCCTACGACGACGAGGAGTGGGTCTCCCTGGACCTCGGACCGGGGCTCCCCTCCCTGGATCTTCAGAAAACCGAGAAGTTCCATGCCCCGGACTGGACGTCGGGTGACCCGGCGCAGCAGCTGCACTTCGATGTCCGGGTGGACGACTTCGACGAGGGGGAGAAGGCCGTCCTGGCAGCCGGCGCCACCCTCCTGGAGGGATCCGAGGACCATCCGGGATTCCGGGTCTACGCCGACCCGGTGGGACACCCGTTCTGCCTGGTGCGGCCCCGGACCGACGGCTGA
- the nadD gene encoding nicotinate-nucleotide adenylyltransferase: MGGTFDPIHHGHLVAASEVAAKFHLDEVVFVPTGEPWQKAKKKVSPAEHRYLMTVIATASNPRFTVSRVDIDRAGPTYTIDTLRDLHRLRPGSDLFFITGADAMAQIVSWKDSEELWKLAHFVGVTRPGHELDALGREDVSLLEVPAMAISSTDCRARVADGNPVWYLVPDGVVQYIAKYGLYERDAASSVPGNPGVLPSVPSRGH; encoded by the coding sequence ATGGGTGGCACCTTTGATCCGATCCACCATGGGCACTTGGTGGCCGCCAGTGAGGTGGCCGCCAAGTTCCATTTGGACGAAGTGGTCTTCGTCCCTACCGGCGAACCCTGGCAGAAGGCCAAGAAGAAGGTCAGCCCCGCCGAACACCGGTACCTCATGACGGTGATCGCCACGGCGTCGAATCCTCGCTTCACCGTCAGCCGTGTCGACATCGACCGTGCGGGTCCGACCTACACGATCGACACGCTCCGGGATCTTCACCGCCTGCGACCGGGCTCCGATCTGTTCTTCATCACGGGCGCGGACGCCATGGCGCAGATCGTCTCCTGGAAGGACTCCGAGGAGCTCTGGAAGCTCGCCCATTTCGTCGGTGTGACCCGGCCCGGGCACGAGCTCGACGCGCTGGGACGCGAGGACGTCAGCCTGCTGGAGGTGCCGGCCATGGCGATCTCCTCCACCGACTGCCGCGCCCGCGTGGCCGACGGAAATCCGGTGTGGTACCTCGTGCCGGACGGTGTTGTGCAGTACATTGCCAAGTACGGCCTCTACGAACGCGATGCGGCATCTTCCGTACCGGGGAACCCTGGCGTGCTGCCATCCGTTCCTTCACGGGGACACTGA
- the rplU gene encoding 50S ribosomal protein L21, protein MVYAIVRAGGRQEKVSVGDFVTLNRVAGEVGGTIELPALLLVDGDKLTTKAADLAKVKVTAEILEDLRGKKIVIQKYKNKTGYKKRQGHRQELTRVKITGIK, encoded by the coding sequence GTGGTGTACGCGATTGTCCGCGCCGGCGGCCGTCAAGAAAAGGTCTCGGTTGGAGACTTCGTAACCCTGAACCGCGTCGCCGGTGAAGTGGGTGGCACCATCGAGCTGCCTGCCCTCCTGCTGGTGGATGGTGACAAGCTCACCACGAAGGCTGCCGATCTGGCCAAGGTCAAGGTCACTGCCGAGATCCTGGAAGACCTGCGCGGCAAGAAGATCGTCATCCAGAAGTACAAGAACAAGACCGGTTACAAGAAGCGTCAGGGTCACCGTCAGGAACTGACCCGCGTCAAGATCACCGGCATCAAGTAA